The following proteins are encoded in a genomic region of Bernardetia sp. MNP-M8:
- a CDS encoding two-component regulator propeller domain-containing protein: MRSLSSLNTNFTKNNLYNLYRSVFSLPFFIVPLLGYIVLLVVFFFGSSFSTYAQKGISKQIQAEQIQQAQAIMGLRFKKFNSDDGLAQNNITAILQDTRGFLWVGTGDGLSRYDGYEFKNYTHIVEDSSSLSSGMVTALHQDDNGVLWVGTTNGINKYDFTQDRFIQYRLKENKISNLNTRTVRSIFQDSHETLWVGTENGIKIYDKLNNSIEYSQEYNGLLDVPVLALFEDSDSTFWVGTENGLYKLDRHRKAFVSVFINDKQLTQFPVYTFFEDKKQNLWIGTQEGAFKLDRKKTEVQKYSSTSFPHTLSNDIVKTIAQDQKGDIWVGTYGGGINRFIAKTEQIITIRQNDAEQYSLSDDIVQTIYHDRSGIMWIGTYDGLNKYDEEKEVFYNYPIPLQYVAHHLQTEIWALEQDYLGNTWLGTENGLYVYMPKPESTEWQLIKISDKIGLRNKHILSLLEDKNGNLWIGTLQDGLYKYNLKSLGLTGNSTSEAIPFDLTKLANKQEKNDPQLADNSVWTMMQDTYNDIWIGTNNGLYAIKDKTEKVYKYTERDGSGLSDNSVWALLQDRYGILWVGTSNGLNRFRKQSNDFITYNQANDNSGGLSNGYIVTLFEDETGVLWAGTHGGGLNRFHKEADNFTHYTEKDGLPDGVIYAIEQDNSRHLWISTNRGLSRFNIDTQVFRNYDVNDGLPSNRFNHNAIERTKNGELIFGTVYGITVFHPDSIKDNNYIPPVYLTNLKILGRDIRANDETGILSRNIAQTDMITLAHGQNSFSVDFVALNYRLPKKTVYMYKLEGFDEEWHYTSYRNHTASYTNLPEGREYILRVKAANNDGYWNESGATLRIYINPPYWEAIWFKIALAMLLIGAGASFWFWRNGEMQKQKSRLSMEVHQRTNELEGEKEKLQIAYNEISNQSRQILDMNAVLKQKQAEVMAQRDDLSKQRNEIENSYQNVRILSDIGQQVTATLDFDQMVAVLYQHVNSLMNAPGFGIGVLNEKSSLIEFRGYSVEGNPLKYDFNAARDKTLLSAWAIRNQKEVKIGDLQSEYAKYVAGEVVAVGTTIPKSLIYLPLAIKNRPVGVLTVQSLEKNTYSDRHLTLLKGLASYVSIALDNIQNYSELGQAKNTIQESSVRIMDSLRYAQTIQQAILPTDDMLKNSFDDSFMIFKPKDVVSGDFYWLREIEGRTFIASVDCTGHGVPGAFMSMIGSRLLNEIINEANVLEPAKILDELHVRLKTALKQEDSKNDDGMDVSLCRIDALEEDTLEREIVFAGAKRHAVWISRGESHILKGDKKSIGGWRKSKKRPFIQLQMTAKKGDALYLFTDGITDQNNIAGAKYGSKRLHQLLNQNSDFDMSEQKTILEEDLDRHQGNQKQRDDITLIGIRL; the protein is encoded by the coding sequence ATGAGATCTCTATCTTCTTTAAATACTAATTTTACCAAAAACAATTTATATAACCTATATAGAAGTGTTTTTTCGCTTCCATTTTTTATAGTACCTCTTCTAGGTTACATTGTCCTTTTGGTAGTCTTTTTCTTTGGCTCTAGTTTTTCTACGTACGCCCAAAAAGGAATTTCTAAACAAATACAAGCCGAACAAATACAACAAGCACAAGCAATAATGGGCTTGCGTTTCAAGAAATTTAACTCTGATGATGGTTTAGCACAAAATAATATTACTGCTATTTTACAGGATACTCGTGGTTTTTTATGGGTAGGAACAGGTGACGGACTTAGTCGTTATGATGGATATGAGTTCAAAAACTATACGCACATAGTAGAAGATTCTTCTTCACTTTCCTCTGGAATGGTAACAGCTTTACATCAAGACGATAATGGAGTGCTTTGGGTAGGAACTACAAATGGAATCAATAAATATGACTTTACTCAAGATCGTTTTATTCAATACAGACTTAAAGAAAACAAAATTTCTAATCTAAATACTCGTACAGTAAGAAGTATTTTTCAAGATAGTCATGAAACACTTTGGGTAGGAACTGAAAACGGAATCAAGATTTATGATAAGCTAAATAATAGTATAGAATACTCACAAGAATATAATGGTCTTTTAGATGTTCCTGTTTTGGCTTTATTCGAAGATAGTGATAGTACATTTTGGGTAGGAACTGAAAATGGTCTTTATAAATTAGATAGACACCGTAAAGCATTTGTTTCTGTTTTTATAAATGACAAACAACTTACACAATTTCCTGTCTATACTTTTTTTGAAGATAAAAAACAAAATCTTTGGATAGGAACACAAGAAGGAGCTTTTAAATTAGATAGAAAAAAAACAGAAGTACAAAAATATTCTTCTACAAGTTTCCCACATACACTTAGTAATGATATTGTCAAAACAATTGCACAAGATCAAAAAGGAGACATTTGGGTAGGAACGTATGGAGGTGGAATAAATCGTTTTATAGCCAAAACAGAACAGATCATAACTATCCGTCAGAATGATGCTGAACAGTATTCATTGAGTGATGATATTGTACAAACTATCTACCACGACCGAAGTGGCATCATGTGGATAGGAACTTATGATGGTCTTAATAAATATGATGAAGAAAAAGAGGTCTTTTATAATTATCCAATTCCGTTACAATATGTAGCACACCATCTTCAAACCGAAATTTGGGCTTTAGAACAAGATTATTTAGGAAATACTTGGTTGGGAACAGAAAATGGATTGTATGTCTATATGCCAAAACCAGAATCAACAGAATGGCAACTCATCAAAATAAGTGATAAAATTGGACTTCGAAACAAACATATTTTGAGCTTATTAGAAGATAAAAATGGAAATCTTTGGATAGGAACACTACAAGACGGATTGTACAAATACAATTTAAAATCATTAGGACTTACAGGAAACTCTACTTCTGAAGCTATTCCATTTGATTTGACCAAATTAGCAAATAAACAAGAAAAAAATGACCCTCAACTTGCAGACAATAGTGTCTGGACAATGATGCAAGATACATATAATGATATTTGGATAGGAACAAATAATGGACTGTACGCCATAAAAGACAAAACTGAAAAAGTATATAAATATACAGAAAGAGATGGCTCAGGATTAAGTGATAATTCAGTATGGGCATTATTACAAGATAGATATGGCATTTTGTGGGTAGGAACGAGCAATGGACTTAATCGTTTTAGAAAACAAAGTAATGATTTTATTACCTACAATCAAGCCAATGATAATTCTGGTGGACTTAGTAATGGTTATATTGTTACTCTTTTCGAAGATGAAACAGGCGTACTTTGGGCAGGTACACATGGAGGAGGTCTTAATCGTTTCCATAAAGAAGCTGACAATTTTACACATTATACCGAAAAAGATGGTTTGCCTGATGGTGTAATTTATGCCATCGAACAAGACAACAGTCGTCATTTATGGATTAGTACAAATAGAGGTCTGTCAAGGTTTAATATTGATACGCAAGTTTTTAGGAATTATGATGTAAATGATGGACTTCCAAGCAATCGCTTTAATCACAATGCCATAGAAAGAACAAAAAATGGTGAACTTATCTTTGGTACAGTGTATGGAATTACTGTCTTTCATCCAGATAGCATTAAGGACAATAATTATATTCCACCTGTTTATCTTACTAATTTAAAGATTTTGGGTAGAGATATTCGTGCAAATGATGAAACAGGAATTTTGAGTAGAAATATTGCTCAAACAGACATGATAACGCTTGCTCACGGACAAAATAGTTTTTCGGTTGATTTTGTCGCCCTAAATTATCGCCTTCCTAAAAAAACAGTCTATATGTACAAATTAGAAGGTTTTGATGAGGAATGGCATTATACATCTTATCGTAATCATACTGCATCTTATACCAACTTACCAGAAGGACGAGAGTATATTTTGAGAGTAAAAGCTGCCAATAATGATGGATACTGGAATGAAAGTGGTGCTACTTTACGTATCTATATTAATCCTCCTTACTGGGAAGCAATTTGGTTCAAAATTGCATTAGCTATGCTTTTGATTGGTGCTGGAGCTTCATTTTGGTTTTGGCGAAATGGGGAAATGCAAAAACAAAAAAGCCGTCTTTCTATGGAAGTTCATCAAAGAACAAATGAACTAGAAGGAGAAAAAGAAAAATTACAGATTGCTTACAACGAAATTTCTAATCAAAGTCGTCAGATTTTAGATATGAATGCTGTTTTGAAACAAAAACAAGCTGAAGTAATGGCGCAACGTGATGACCTTTCAAAACAAAGAAATGAAATCGAAAATTCGTATCAAAATGTACGTATACTCTCAGATATTGGGCAACAAGTAACAGCTACTTTAGATTTTGACCAAATGGTAGCTGTTCTTTATCAACACGTCAATAGTTTAATGAATGCCCCAGGTTTCGGAATTGGTGTTTTGAATGAGAAAAGCAGTTTGATAGAATTTAGAGGATATTCAGTAGAAGGAAACCCCTTAAAGTATGATTTTAATGCAGCTAGAGATAAAACATTACTTTCTGCTTGGGCAATTCGTAATCAAAAAGAAGTAAAAATCGGAGACCTTCAAAGTGAATATGCAAAGTATGTAGCTGGAGAAGTAGTAGCAGTAGGGACTACAATTCCAAAATCGCTTATTTATTTGCCGTTGGCTATCAAAAATCGTCCTGTTGGTGTTCTGACAGTACAATCTTTAGAAAAAAACACTTATTCTGATCGTCATTTGACGTTATTAAAAGGGTTAGCTTCTTATGTTTCGATTGCCTTAGATAACATCCAAAATTATTCAGAGTTGGGTCAGGCTAAAAATACGATTCAGGAAAGTAGCGTGCGTATTATGGACAGTCTGCGTTATGCACAAACGATTCAACAAGCCATTTTGCCTACTGATGATATGCTTAAAAATAGTTTTGATGATTCATTCATGATTTTCAAACCAAAAGATGTGGTTTCTGGAGATTTTTATTGGCTTAGAGAAATTGAAGGACGCACTTTTATTGCTTCTGTTGATTGCACAGGACATGGAGTACCAGGAGCATTTATGTCTATGATTGGAAGTAGGTTACTCAATGAAATTATCAATGAAGCAAATGTTCTTGAACCTGCAAAAATTTTAGACGAATTACACGTTCGTTTGAAAACAGCTTTAAAACAAGAAGATTCTAAAAATGATGATGGAATGGATGTTTCTCTATGTAGAATTGATGCTTTAGAAGAAGATACACTAGAAAGAGAAATTGTTTTTGCAGGGGCAAAACGTCATGCCGTTTGGATAAGCAGAGGAGAATCACATATTTTGAAAGGCGATAAAAAATCTATTGGTGGTTGGAGAAAAAGCAAAAAACGTCCGTTTATTCAACTTCAAATGACTGCCAAAAAAGGGGATGCGCTTTACTTATTTACTGATGGAATAACTGATCAAAATAATATTGCAGGTGCAAAATATGGTTCGAAACGTTTACATCAATTATTAAATCAGAATTCAGATTTTGATATGAGTGAACAAAAAACTATTTTAGAAGAAGATTTGGATCGTCATCAAGGAAATCAAAAACAACGTGATGATATTACCCTTATCGGAATTAGACTTTAA
- a CDS encoding biliverdin-producing heme oxygenase has protein sequence MSILQTVRTVTRPRHDLMESLIGSDRLSNFSVEDYKLLLSTNYLFHSHLEHQSHFFLSLKDENQEEQIKKLDFLNRIKKDSLEIELRAMLPVAIFQELKQQENTIHFSSFENLLGWLYVAEGSMLGGKMIHRILAQNKEIPLVTNFDFFKNYEEKTSYLWKSFKELVEQACNSEQKKESFLEGAEKSYLYFEAAFYKAKNILQ, from the coding sequence ATGTCTATTCTTCAAACTGTCCGAACTGTTACTCGCCCTAGGCATGATTTAATGGAAAGTCTGATTGGCTCAGACCGTTTGAGTAACTTTTCTGTTGAAGATTATAAGTTGCTTTTAAGTACCAATTATCTTTTTCATTCTCATTTAGAACATCAAAGTCATTTTTTTTTATCTCTAAAAGATGAAAATCAAGAAGAGCAAATCAAAAAACTAGATTTTTTAAATCGTATCAAGAAAGATTCTTTAGAAATAGAATTAAGAGCAATGCTTCCTGTAGCTATTTTTCAAGAACTCAAACAACAAGAAAATACAATTCATTTTTCTAGTTTTGAGAATCTTTTGGGCTGGCTATATGTAGCAGAGGGTTCAATGTTGGGAGGAAAGATGATTCATAGAATTTTGGCTCAAAATAAAGAAATTCCTTTAGTTACAAACTTTGATTTCTTTAAAAATTATGAAGAAAAAACATCTTATTTGTGGAAGTCATTCAAAGAACTAGTTGAACAAGCGTGTAATTCAGAGCAAAAAAAAGAATCATTTTTAGAGGGGGCAGAAAAGTCATATCTCTATTTTGAAGCAGCATTTTATAAAGCTAAAAACATTTTACAATAA
- a CDS encoding ATP-binding protein, with translation MSNLSEKELKNAIENCAKEPIHRLGSIQPHGFLIVFSEEMTVLGVSQNLIQETNYSFEDLINNSFSKLLGERQTLFIQKKIKEVNLQQETAYYKTINPLRLFLEIDTEKKPFDGIIHKSNQGFILELESIDTEKTELIRDNFYQINKKSIIRFQHSNTLTELYKVIVEEVRNITDFDRVMLYKFNEEYDGQIVAEIKREEMNPYYDLWFPSTDIPQQARELYLKNWLRLIVDTDYKPSPILLADSLQNDYLDLSFSTLRSVSPVHIEYLKNMGVGSSMSISIVIDNKLWGLISCHHNSAKRVDYSTRMTSEFFGQLVSLQIDRLQKNAIQYDRLEKRILSEGIIESLNEERNIYAGMIKKGNSFLRLLEADGFAVVNLIESTRKIKKIGITPTDEQIWEITDWLDKEYENELFFSSCITDDISSINIDTTICSGLLSIPISKEDNSRIIWFRKELQQSISWGGKPEKAIFKNGDEFVLKPRNSFAKWNQSVECHSKQWNLTEIDVVQSIQAKIFYLVTQNMNEYREELRRKELEQQVQIRTEELTTTNEKLIQEVSQREKIAFQLNAGMRQLELTNKELEHFAYVASHDLQEPLRAIASFSQLLEKRYKGQLDEKADMYIGFIIEGSNRMKSLIMDLLLYSRLHRNETPHKEVNLQQIYQNALKNLTLRIEETEAKIELQDELPTTNLMGNETKLTQLFQNLIGNAIKYRSEKTPHIKLSYTETEKYFEFTISDNGIGIDSRFAERIFVLFQRLHTKEQYEGTGIGLALCQKIVEQHNGKIWLNTQKSKFGEGTTIHFTLKKSN, from the coding sequence ATGTCTAATTTATCTGAAAAGGAATTAAAAAATGCTATCGAAAATTGTGCAAAAGAGCCTATACATCGTTTGGGTTCAATACAACCTCATGGTTTTTTGATTGTATTTTCAGAAGAAATGACAGTATTAGGAGTAAGTCAAAATCTAATACAAGAAACAAATTATAGTTTTGAAGACCTTATAAATAATTCTTTTTCTAAATTATTGGGAGAAAGACAAACTCTTTTTATCCAAAAAAAGATAAAAGAGGTTAACCTACAACAAGAAACAGCTTATTACAAAACAATCAACCCGTTACGTCTTTTCTTAGAAATAGATACAGAAAAAAAGCCATTTGATGGAATTATTCACAAAAGTAATCAAGGATTTATATTAGAATTAGAATCAATAGATACAGAAAAAACAGAACTTATAAGAGATAATTTTTATCAAATCAATAAAAAATCTATTATTCGTTTTCAACATTCCAATACGCTTACAGAGCTATATAAAGTAATTGTAGAGGAAGTAAGAAATATTACAGATTTTGATAGGGTAATGCTTTACAAATTTAATGAAGAATATGATGGACAAATTGTAGCCGAAATAAAAAGAGAGGAAATGAATCCTTATTATGATTTATGGTTTCCTTCTACCGATATTCCTCAGCAAGCAAGAGAATTATATCTCAAAAATTGGCTGCGTTTGATTGTAGATACAGATTATAAACCCTCTCCTATTTTATTAGCTGATTCTCTACAAAATGATTATTTAGATTTGAGTTTTTCCACGCTTCGAAGTGTTTCTCCTGTGCATATCGAATATCTCAAAAATATGGGAGTGGGTTCTTCTATGTCTATTTCTATTGTTATCGATAATAAACTGTGGGGACTTATCTCGTGCCATCACAACTCTGCTAAAAGAGTAGATTATTCTACTCGTATGACATCTGAGTTTTTTGGTCAGCTCGTTTCACTACAAATTGACAGATTACAAAAAAATGCCATTCAATATGATAGATTAGAAAAAAGAATTTTATCAGAAGGTATTATCGAATCGCTCAATGAAGAGAGAAATATCTATGCAGGAATGATAAAGAAAGGAAATTCTTTTCTTAGGCTCTTGGAAGCTGATGGTTTTGCTGTTGTCAATCTTATTGAAAGTACTAGAAAAATAAAAAAAATAGGAATCACACCAACTGATGAACAAATTTGGGAAATTACGGATTGGTTAGATAAGGAATATGAAAATGAATTGTTTTTTTCCTCTTGCATTACTGATGATATTTCAAGCATTAATATAGATACGACTATCTGTTCAGGATTACTCAGTATTCCCATTTCAAAAGAAGATAATAGCCGTATAATTTGGTTTAGAAAAGAATTACAACAGAGTATCAGTTGGGGAGGAAAGCCTGAAAAGGCTATTTTCAAAAACGGAGATGAGTTTGTACTTAAACCTAGAAATTCGTTTGCTAAATGGAATCAGAGTGTAGAATGTCATTCAAAACAATGGAATTTGACAGAAATAGATGTTGTTCAAAGTATTCAAGCTAAAATTTTCTATCTTGTTACTCAAAATATGAATGAATATAGAGAAGAACTAAGAAGGAAAGAGTTGGAACAACAAGTACAGATTCGTACAGAAGAACTCACAACAACAAATGAAAAATTAATTCAGGAAGTGAGTCAAAGAGAAAAAATAGCTTTTCAACTTAATGCTGGAATGCGACAACTAGAGCTAACTAACAAAGAGTTAGAACACTTTGCTTATGTAGCTTCTCATGATTTACAAGAACCATTGAGAGCAATTGCTAGTTTTAGCCAACTTTTAGAAAAACGCTATAAAGGGCAGTTAGATGAAAAAGCTGATATGTATATTGGTTTTATTATTGAAGGCTCAAATCGGATGAAAAGTCTTATTATGGATTTGCTGCTTTACTCAAGATTGCATCGCAACGAAACTCCTCATAAAGAAGTAAATTTGCAGCAAATTTATCAAAATGCACTCAAAAACCTGACTCTTAGAATAGAAGAAACAGAAGCTAAAATAGAATTGCAAGATGAATTACCTACCACAAATTTAATGGGTAATGAAACAAAGCTAACTCAACTTTTTCAAAATTTAATAGGAAATGCAATTAAATATCGCTCTGAAAAAACTCCTCATATAAAATTATCTTATACAGAAACAGAAAAGTATTTTGAATTTACTATCTCAGATAATGGAATCGGAATTGATTCAAGGTTTGCTGAGAGAATCTTTGTTTTGTTTCAACGTTTGCACACAAAAGAACAATATGAAGGAACAGGAATCGGACTTGCGCTTTGTCAAAAAATTGTAGAACAGCATAACGGAAAAATTTGGCTAAATACTCAAAAAAGTAAATTTGGAGAAGGAACAACCATCCATTTTACATTAAAAAAATCAAATTAA
- a CDS encoding response regulator, with the protein MKPIKILLVEDNLADTVLIQESLLESKLNLDIDAVIDGEKAMEYLYERLENGCERLPDLVILDLNMPRKDGREVLKEIKEHEELCLIPVVIMTTSENEEDVKFAYKNHANSYISKPVEMDEFTKIVSSINNFWLTIVKLPNS; encoded by the coding sequence ATGAAACCCATCAAAATTCTTTTAGTAGAAGACAATCTTGCTGATACCGTATTGATTCAGGAAAGCTTGCTTGAAAGTAAACTTAATCTTGATATTGATGCTGTTATTGATGGCGAAAAAGCAATGGAATATCTGTACGAAAGGCTAGAAAATGGCTGTGAAAGACTACCAGATTTAGTTATCTTGGATTTGAATATGCCTCGTAAAGATGGAAGAGAAGTATTAAAGGAAATCAAAGAACATGAGGAGCTTTGTCTCATACCTGTTGTGATTATGACTACTTCTGAAAATGAAGAAGATGTAAAATTTGCATATAAAAATCATGCAAATAGTTATATTAGTAAGCCTGTTGAAATGGATGAATTTACCAAAATTGTTTCTTCTATAAATAATTTTTGGCTGACCATAGTAAAACTGCCTAACTCATAG